In a genomic window of Gloeocapsopsis dulcis:
- a CDS encoding anthrone oxygenase family protein, with amino-acid sequence MFNVLQILSAILIAVAMAMALAHALELPGKMRLTKEVYFAMQPIYYPGFTIGGGVGEFGALIATLILLFFTPWRSAEFWLTLVALLGLVGMQAVYWLLTHPVNQFWLEGETLNKFSAGFFSFGANQSSETRPVDWTDLRNQWEYSHVVRAGFALVSLIAIVIAISVSHQNT; translated from the coding sequence ATGTTCAATGTTCTACAAATTCTGAGCGCAATCCTCATTGCTGTGGCGATGGCGATGGCACTTGCCCATGCCCTTGAGTTGCCTGGGAAAATGCGGCTGACAAAGGAAGTGTATTTTGCTATGCAGCCCATCTATTATCCAGGCTTTACGATTGGTGGAGGGGTTGGTGAGTTTGGTGCCTTAATTGCAACCCTAATCCTGTTGTTCTTTACACCTTGGAGAAGTGCAGAATTCTGGCTGACATTGGTGGCATTACTCGGACTGGTCGGGATGCAAGCCGTGTACTGGCTCTTAACGCATCCAGTGAATCAGTTCTGGCTTGAAGGCGAAACCCTCAATAAATTTAGTGCGGGCTTTTTCTCATTTGGAGCGAATCAGTCTAGCGAAACTCGTCCAGTGGACTGGACAGATTTGCGTAACCAATGGGAGTACTCCCATGTGGTGCGTGCAGGATTTGCCCTTGTGAGTCTGATTGCGATCGTTATCGCCATCTCCGTAAGTCATCAGAATACGTAA